The following coding sequences lie in one Methanorbis furvi genomic window:
- a CDS encoding ATP-binding protein — translation MEELVQYLAMQNPWWVGTKPDSGILRRVYLDKILGYLKNIREIVIIGGVRRSGKTTLMYQTIQHLIEHESVNPSHILFLSCDNNAIRNLSDPINTVLDTYQKLVGTTTDLWLFFDEVQDVPDFPRVLKNLYDTGRYRIIISGSTSHILESQSGTHLTGRYLPVRVYPLSFCEYLTFIGTVPPNNEINLLTKKYELIGHLNTYLRNGGFPAIVHIEQDEIRRDYLKAYYDSILYRDIIASHDVRNQSLMQELLSYVITNIAVPQTFRSLAQTFKTDPARVQDYLSYAEDGYLLYTATKFSFSYKKQLVAPRKMYLADNGLRSAAGFVFSQDTGRLVENLVCIELLRRGYTPKYWKETNEIDFVVQKSGDPLTLLNVCYTSDIPERELKGFAEFVKLHPDVAVRKILLTEDLSLQLDDEITAIPLWRWLLTE, via the coding sequence ATGGAAGAGCTTGTGCAGTACCTGGCGATGCAGAATCCCTGGTGGGTCGGAACCAAACCGGATTCCGGCATTCTTCGCAGAGTATATCTTGACAAAATTCTTGGCTATCTCAAAAACATCCGGGAAATAGTTATCATCGGTGGTGTTAGGAGATCCGGCAAAACCACGCTGATGTATCAGACCATCCAACATCTGATCGAGCACGAGTCCGTCAATCCCAGTCACATCCTCTTCCTTTCCTGTGACAATAATGCGATTCGTAATCTTTCCGATCCGATCAATACCGTACTGGACACATATCAGAAACTTGTCGGGACCACGACGGATCTCTGGCTTTTCTTCGATGAAGTACAGGATGTTCCCGATTTTCCTCGGGTTCTGAAAAATTTGTATGATACCGGCAGATACCGCATTATCATCTCCGGTTCAACCTCCCACATCCTTGAATCCCAGTCCGGAACACATTTGACCGGCAGATATCTCCCAGTCCGTGTCTATCCGTTAAGTTTTTGCGAGTATCTGACGTTTATAGGAACAGTTCCTCCTAACAATGAGATTAATCTCCTGACAAAAAAGTATGAACTCATTGGGCACCTCAATACTTACTTGCGAAACGGCGGGTTTCCTGCAATCGTGCATATTGAACAGGATGAAATCCGACGTGATTATCTGAAAGCGTACTATGACAGCATCCTGTACCGTGACATCATTGCTTCGCATGATGTCAGGAACCAGAGTCTGATGCAGGAACTCCTGAGCTATGTTATTACCAATATTGCCGTGCCGCAAACATTCCGTAGTCTTGCACAAACTTTCAAAACAGATCCTGCCCGCGTTCAGGATTATCTGTCGTATGCCGAGGACGGATATCTGTTGTACACCGCGACAAAGTTTTCTTTCTCCTACAAAAAACAACTGGTCGCTCCAAGAAAGATGTATCTTGCCGATAACGGTCTCCGTTCTGCCGCGGGTTTTGTCTTTTCTCAGGATACCGGAAGACTGGTGGAAAATCTCGTCTGTATTGAACTGCTGCGGAGAGGATACACGCCAAAATACTGGAAGGAGACAAACGAGATTGATTTTGTCGTGCAAAAGTCAGGAGATCCGTTGACCCTTCTGAACGTTTGCTATACCAGCGATATTCCTGAACGGGAACTGAAAGGATTTGCTGAGTTTGTCAAGCTACATCC